One Eurosta solidaginis isolate ZX-2024a chromosome 1, ASM4086904v1, whole genome shotgun sequence genomic window, cctatggccgcatttaaaacaaaaaggattcctaatgggttcctcgcagtatatgtatgagtggcccattgcctggcaattccagcattggattcccgaatagtctggcctcctgttgcgtcgatattccagcgcctctatctgtggatccatttcgccgtcctctCCTTCCATCCTTATGTCCGGGGCTGTCACAGCTTGCTttatttcagcacttgttcacctctgcgtgctacatcgcgtatatcatgaagggtccttacatctgcgttaaaaagcatcagcttaaggctactgttgacgtttctttttattatgtcaatcagtagaagctccgacatgggttctcttaagcgtgcgttcaaggagattatgtccgtgtggaacacgtcatagcacccacttgctttctgcttgcgcatggagatctccatcatgatctcgtgatcagttttcaaggtgccaaaatctcttttcaatgagtagcataaAAAGGCATAGGTCGCAttagggttttgttttgtgaacagccagtaccattcttcggcccgcccggaaagaaacaggtggaaactagccataatttgttcgtccgtgcattgagtgcgctcacacaaggtgttcagcttaaaaaggaaatcggctacgctcccagtgccgtcgaatgagattttccactcctgcggtttcactactatgctgctcggagtcgggtacattggtggtactattgttggaagtgggttacggtccatcctatttgcgttccggttttgatgaattgattgctgcgcggattcgagatcggcgttgagctggtccatggtctctccgcatttcctcctgcgaagcctggaacagctggtgtagcacgtccacccacgagcctccacgagtagcttcatcctgcattcctagggtattCGCCCGATCCCCTGCAGCTTCTCCAGAGTTTCCAACTCCTTGGTgtaatggtaaggcaccagctccatccggtgcataggtcgacacattggtcattagccccgaaaTATCATGCGTGTTTAATAAGGGCGCATTAAGGTTACTGGCGCTTACAGGTCTGTCCATtttatcgcgagggtcattcaggtccgagcccacgTTCATTACCGTGGGATCTCCGTAttgtccccctactggggtgtgcaccaccaagggacgcctggccttggagaaagcccctctattattaccgccccggttctggtttccccggaaattccccgcactcccgaacggagtattccggcccgCTTGCCCGAAagactggtcgcgcgacatattcaaaaaaaaaggtCAAAacgtagattaaaaaaaaaattgttgccacgtaaggcagttagggattggagggagaaaaaaagtttaattccaCCCCTTCACTTCGTATACCTAACGatgattgataaaaaaaatttttatatatatatctacaggTGCGCGAGGAAATACAAAAAGCTCGCAAATAATAATTGCTACGATTGATAGCCGTACAAAAAAAAAGTCAAGCTGCAAGAAAAAAATGATTAGTTATataatcaatgggaatgctggcatccccttcccgaaggcactcgggccacaggcaaaaacaaaaaatcacaaatccattcatacttgtccctagtgctcccaaccgaaatgcgagggggtcttaaggcccccctccgagactggttggtgccactagggtcactccaggcacacacgggttgatctcaacacgcccagccgcaacgcaggggcagtctccaggggcttgcccctgggactggttgggggtgttgaggcctcccgtccattctcactggacacccctcctgcctccgccgcaatgggtggagcggtttcggaaccgctcccccagtctggtgggacaggaaggagtgccactttgaatcccagctcaacccgtcacaatccaggtggcactaggtgttgccacctgagacgtgggatgagctggggtccttacaattcacccactcactcacacatgacaacacaaattcggtaggtaaaaagttataaaaattagacgttacaaaaaaaaacccatttagcggacaaaatttaccaacgccgactacggacaacattccggcaacaaaaaaaaaacccaactacaaaaaaaataaagtgcgtgcagcactgcctcaccgggtgaatacaaaaattcggaggactgacgtgaagtcccgtggatccctcagctaccggagacgatgatcactccggacaccctgatccgtctaaccatcctaccgcaacgtaggtggcagctcctgtggctgttcactcggactggtgggatggtcaacttcacaagttgacctggagtgaccctcgcacccggcgcctcaggaaccacgttgggcgccatctgttatggaatcgcatttacggtggaagcagtaaggaaggcggtcggcatgatgtggtggtgcacagtggctagccATTGCCGGCTGGGGCGGGTCcctgccaaccttactgttcctgcgccataaacagaaaaaaaattcctatcatgcctatcaaaactaaaagctgtcaaattaaaaaaaaaaaaacctgccaGAAGCggagagaccgactcaaaacgtttatcaatacaaaataaacgacatccggtcgaaccggatgccacggacagaccgttaaattcaaaacttaaaaattcaaaaaaactaacGCAAAAAAtgttaccgaaccggacatggccggttactaaccctgaaaatggaaaaaaccgctgaaaattaaaatgcaaaaaggaaaagggccgaatatatatagggggcgccgcgggtggtgttgcgacgcccggtgctgataccaccctcaaaaaccatggccaccgacgcacctgtatttcggtgtccccttacctggtaaccctacgtgctttctaaataaatggcgacgccagcattcccatattatttacaagtttattcaaatttcatttttactaacgtatgtatgctataaaagaaatatttaaagctatacctatatttatgtcaccccccttttttcttgacaagggttataagcgcttggtgtgaaaaaaaaaaattgtaaataaatgtgcttatgaatagtagatatattacatacaaattaaaaatttggttaaatgcccgttttcgtttcattcacaaacctattctagggctatacagtttggatacaaattccgataattggggcccccttacaaaattaatatgttgttgtagtagaacttatttttgagtttaacaaaatatcaattcggtataacgcatagtataatgacactaatatgtaatatgtactaagaaaatttgttataaacgcaattaagattaaatttggggtaaatcatactcctctaagaaattgtttcacatattcaagtaaaacataatttttaaatttataggaaaatcaacggaatcgttttacatgttcaggtaaaacgcgTACTTTTAAATTCatcgaaaaatttacgaaatcgtttacatgttcaggtaaaacgtgaacttttaaatttatggtaaaattaacgaaatcgttttacgtGTTgaggtaaaacgtaaactgttttgcatttaccagtcagtgctggtattgttttttttttcttgcttctaagttaattaaaccaatctacttaactttacgttacgtctacttttttttttgcatgatataataagttaactttactacaagtggatgcagcttgctctctttaacttgGGTATATGcaggtatgtatgtattacgtgttaagattctatactagggtgatagccttgaatttgaatatgtctgtatattaacaatatatgttgttgcagagtcaaaaaaaaaataaataacaaggttgagactacaaatacgtatatttagttcagtattggaacgaactcaccgctataaccgctgatattcgttgtcgcaattggtaTGGCCGCAGGCCTgtattcgctgccctgtggttgttattgtagctggtattgttgtagTCCGTACGGTCGTAGCTGATACGGTTGCGCTTgaattgttatagccggtatagtcgtagctgataaggatgcggctagtatcgttgtagccgttatggtcgtagctgatagggttgcgctagcattgtcatagccggtatagtcgtagctgataaggatgcggctagtattgttgtagccgttatggtcgtagctgataaggttgcggctaatattgttgtcggtggtgcccgtgataatagtaggcgccgttggtgatggttggcgctttgggtcgaggtaaccgagtaaaccgggtggcgataaagcttcgtgctaccctttacgagccggatgacttggctctttgacgttgattgtattacgcggcagcgtactgctggccctggaggcagaggtggtgtcggacgcttttccgcagatggtagggttcttcgtaaacgtagaggaagtgGTTTATCTCACAaggtgtgactgcgaacgccgacctacttcaactggatcttgtgtccacgcaacacaaccggtgcaaggtttattaccacccaaaatagacgcgtagaaacgagatttgtcggaaagaacggtttcggtgctttgcgctatcgactatttcctagtttctggacaatcacctgcttacgcgcacagccggcgaggacgttttgtgattagttgagtatcgttggggatgcgcagtgagcaataaggttaccaaagcagtatagttgagtatcgttggggatgcgaaatgagcaataaggttactaaAGCACTATATTGGCGgaacttgacgcctttgctgctgaagttatgcccctagatgttatatatcccgtttgtataattgtagggtcgccaaaatttcgctcacgcaatttttcacctttcctctttttctttttgccggaaaactcatggcaatttttgCTAGTGATGGCCCGTCTgttttttttccttgtttttctatactttttatcgcaattttcgccccatcactaggtgtgttcgtgcgaataccatggttcaactatatacaggttggctcatctgtaaagcaacaaaacatgtctgttcaaattgtcaaaatctgtgtactggtgttggtgcgaatggtatggaatggaaacataaaacttagcagtttttgtatgtgtaagtaaaatgttgccaatgtgttggttttattttgagtttgccatctccttttgacaatcccttcgcccatgcaatgacataaataaaatcagctgatgagatgagccaacctgtacataattgaaccatgcgcgaatacgctcccaagtggatcgtagccgtagaccgtagcagcagaccgtaacaatctatgcctaattgaccgtttttaaccgaaacaacaatggcaaccaagattttctcgttattcagataaagttaagcgccaaatacacgacacgaacatttccgcgaacattccgcaaccttgttcgcagctttggccatacaccatacgaacttttggccgaacattagttctctttcagacagcgatgaatacggacaacaattgtgctgcagcaatattgcgcgctgtggcaattaagcgtaaaataaatttatacatttcaataaattcactcagaaattttttattgtccattttactttcccgcgcacgtctgttccgttcagaaattactacgattatgagctatttcgccatacacgcacgaacagttcgcgcaaatgttcgccaaaaattaaaatattttgatttttggcgaacatttgcgggaactggcaaacaccaccatacacgacagaaaaggtcgcagaaacatgacataacgggaatgttcgcggaaatgttcgtgtcgtgtatttggcgctttacgcgaggtgaagaaaccggaaagatcgggaagatagctgtttattttagaaaccaGTACATCaactgaagggccaggtcctgtacattgtaaaggtctacaagtaggatatgtagaagcacgcacatacacagccacgctcacctgataaaatgcttgttcttattcgttttttgtgtggatgctattttgcactgttgtacttcttaggtacaagaaaagtgtagtagctgctaacgaaaactgcgtaaaatttttattgtaaaattacaaagaaatatccttatttactttcgaACGAGCGCTTAATTACTTCTCTCTTTAAAatacatatgttttggacaattttaattaacaaattgtgatactttattaccggggacgattgccaaaatacgaccaaaaccgtcgggggaggtattaatagacgcgtttttgcctcgcttccaataattcgaatacttttccgcttttggactattgataacaggacaaaacgcgtcttttcatttttcttttcgcttttttggacgggttattgcagtcgacctcggtttcaaactgtttttcgcggagaacttttgaacgggtagaaaaacttaactcccgtctttgtattcttaatactggaataactacgcgtcctcagataacccaaattgaagactttttataattttctgaaggacccatatgggtgcacttagaatttcctactaaattcgttcaaaaaaatttaccatcacagcaacccatatctgatattccgatcccttttttgtttccctgtgtcgctttcgacgaagcaacccgggtaattttgacacttcgttcagtgtcaaaactcatgttccacgcaggttccactgggttccacgctagtttgacactgaccgaaatgtcaaactgccgtgtgttagaaagggaaagaaattgtttccctccattacatatcatacttgtaaacctgtacaatggtccTGTAGCCATACAAACCATAGGCATGATAATGGAGGAAGGGAACAcgtatgttagcatgtaagcgtatggaTATACTAATAGAatgcagcgaaagtagcgttggactagtattcgatttttgcatttctacTTTtcataattgttattgtaaaattactgactgcctgcgcgcagtcctacataattttataacgttggaattgttactaatgaattgtttttaggaaataaccgtccgccggcgtacgaaatcgtatataagggcgacaaattagcttgtaaggcCAGAAGCTTTGAGATAGGCATATGAGTCAGTGGACTTCTACCACACTGACcaaaacacgacctgaaggtttcttcatttcgtgattagttttatattcagtaggaggtttctactctcCAACTGACGGGGagcttagcagaggggttctacctcagctactcttaacGAGACAGGGCCACagaataggagtagctattaAGGACATTGAATGTTTAAATAAATCTTATACCGTTTTCGGAACTCCTTTGTTTACTTATTTcaatcggaataggttctcccaccaaccATAGGAACCCTGGatggactgggcatacctcagcagaaataagtccgtcacaccttctatattgaataattaaaacatTATATTAATATCATCATtatatatttatcagaaatgtactataatgggtaattgtttactttagctcacaactgctaaaacctgaccaaaaatatcgggagacgtgttgatcccaggaccacgtatccgagagcggaaattcaaacttttatttctgtcaaaatttatttccaaaaaaccgaaaaatggcccggaacgctccgaaaccggggatgggatccatagtatttttgcacagaacacctttctgcattggcggccttcggtcgcgcttataaaaaattaccctgggtgggtccaacaccggtttggagaccaaaactatatccgcgcaaaacacttttacccacagtttttcttgtgtgTGGTACTACAAAATCagcaaaacaacaaccacatgaaatttttaaattttgtttgcaaatatctccgaaacgaaataaaattttgaatttccgtttcggattcgtggtcctgggatcgaaacgcgtcttttgacacctctcccgatatttttggtcgggttttagcagttgtgagctaaagtaaacaattaccctataatgttaccaaataactagaaaagattatttaaaacaatacgtggctgttaaaagagaattttatttctacgttacaataaaatagtataaatagtaaatattttgtgattattttattttcagctcttagtccaaaaatcatttagttgatgttgcaaaattttgttttgatgtaatccatgAATAATggttcatgaatgagacgtcattaattcaagttaatcaaatgtattagtggattttttatagggcccgtaaattgtttagtcccgggcctggattttctctctacggccctggctgTGTCGATGCCTCTCTCTTGAGGGTGAGCGTTTGCGACTCTCCCGCCGCTCTTCCATATCCCCTCGGGGTCTTCTTTGCCAGTTTTCGCAAGGGCTGTCTCTGGCTGCGCTTTTTTCCGTTCCTTGGGTGGATGGGTGCCCCTTTCCTGGGCTCTTGTCGCTTTTCCTAGCCTCTCCTCGGCTTGGCCAACTGGTGGTGATTAACCCACCATTGTGTGGTTTGATGCTGCTCTGTTTTTGTGGTACTTTGCCCACTGTGCTGTTGAATTTTGCTGGCCATATTGTTCCCGACGGTGGTGGTTGACCCACCGTTGTGTTGTTTATCCTCGCTAACCGTCTTGGTGGTGCTCTGCCCACTCTGGTGCTGGATTTTGACTGCAGTGcccattttttgattttttgaccGTCTCGCTCCCGGACGTTTGGTCATCGTCGTCCCTGGCATGCTCCTCAAAAATGGCAAGTTCTTACGCCGTCAAGTTTAGATGGCTCAGGGGTAGGTTCTCTCGCCCTGTTTTTCCCTTCGGCGTTTGTTGTTACCGCCGCTCTTGGCATTTAGCTTGCTTTCCCACCCTGCGGTTTATTTTTGTTCTTTGTATTTGTGTTTGTATTCATCATCTTGTTCTTACGATGACATGCTTGACATGGCAAACGTAGTGATCTATTTTAATATATAGGGAAACTCGGTTCGTCCACCGCGGCAGAgtcccttgacgcggtaaggccatagtTACTCCCGAAGGCGGCCCGGTATCAGGGAGGTGCCGTTATAATATAGCCGGTGTTGTAAACCTCCTGGTCGCAAACTAGTCCAATGgtgtcgcataacaccctggattaggaggtaaCAGTTCCTGGTTACCACTCTCATGCGCGGCGAATTAGCCGGAGTGGGTAGCCAGGCTGCCCCCATCCGGCCGGCTCGCAACAATTTACGATTGGCGTAAGTCCATGCACCACTACAAGGTGCCTGTCCTCGCGGGACACTACCGACTGTAAGTCAactaaagatcttaggggtaacgttcgatctTACTCAaaccttcaaggcgcatgccgcCGAAATTATAtataaagccgcaacaaaattctcaagtcGTTTGCCagcagcacctggggaaaagataaagaaacgttgctgaccacgtacaaagcaattggccggccgctcatgagctacgcgtcaccagtttggtcgcctggtcttaaaaacacatactggaaaaggctgcaggaaAGAGCTCAATAtgaaagagcacaacgaaatgctgaacaagcagtttttTCTAAATTGTCACAAACAGGACATCCtacaaacaactgcttgatctagcaccgTCTCCACGCGGGTTAAGGGAACACCTCCATAAGTACTATGAGAAGattcggcacctgccaacacatcCTTTGATCCAGACAAACATAAGTAGGCCCTAAGCCAAAGCCACACtgaatcggtaaacgcttttgccaggacgcgcccggtgaaccccgttattaatatgcaatattctacccttgcagaagaagaaagcacactacacCAACAACCAAGGGAGACACGgctcaccctggcccaacttcgccCTAGATagagtaacaggttaaactctcacttgtccagaatcaaccccgacatacgtaatgtatgtcctgcatgcgatgtgtcccctcttgacaccaaccatcttttcaattgtaatatagaacctacgcctctaacacctatctccctatgggctgatcctgttgaaacagccagtttccctggactcccgttagaggactttgatgacaagttgtgatcggtcacacctattggatggtgcgaagcactgctacaacaacaacaacaacaagttgtgAGTGGTCGTGCTCATTGAATGGGGCgcagcactgttaatacaacaagaaCTACAAGTGGAGACCATAGCATACAATGATGGAGACACTTTCATACTATTCTGATGCTAGGAAAAGTTGTATTCACAACTCGTAATTGTGATCAGGCTAGTAAACATTTCATTCGTACTGCGGTTTTCAGAAAAGATTGTTCACGTCCCTTATATAGATAATTATTGAGGATTGCAccgcgaccattggtctattgtgccctaaTCTCCTTTACAGCACCTCATCAAAGCCGATTTCCTTGATGAAGCCTAGTAGTTCTCTAGGCTTGAGGGATTGAATGTGATAATGCTCTGGgcatggtgagcccaaaaacttagcctTACGTCTTGTAGCCCAATCTCGGCATATGGCTGTTGTCTACAATGTTGACGCCTAGTTTCCTGTGGGCTAACTGGAAGAAGCGGCTCAGGACCAATCGGTTGTGAAGTCGCTGAATCTCTAGCCAAGCTGTCTGTCTGCTCATTGCCCTACACTCCCCTGTGGCCGGGACCCAGGCCAGCAGAACTACATTGTGTGCTACTAATTTATTTAGCTTTTCCACACATTCAAGGACCAGTGCTCACTTTATTTCGATCTCCGAAATTGCCTTGAGTGTGGTTTGACTGTCACTGAGTGTGGGAAGTGTTTCGTCGGAGTATACGTGTTGAAGATTCACCTCAGCGCACTTATGGCGAACACTTCCGCTTCAAATATGCTCGGGTGTACTCCCAGAGGCACTGATATTTTGGATCTGGGTCCAAAGACTCTAGTCCCTGGCATCATCTTGTGTAGACATCCGTTAGTACAATTATTGTAATTGTGAATTTGTATCTTAATTACGATGGCCAGGGTCAGATTAAGATGCAGCGACAATTTAAGAGTGGCTATGAATGGGTATTGAAACTCACGGCGGAGTTGCTGGCAACCGAATTTCATTATCCAAAAAATTACAGAAGTTCAAGGTTGGCCTCGCACCACACCAAGGTAGATTGTATTTCTCACCCAATGCAATATTTGGTACTAACGGTGCGCACAGATGGTGGGCCGGTGATTTACCTAATTATATCCGATGTGGTTTGGAACACTGTGAGGCACGGCTGACTTCCACTGGTGCTGCGCACCTCAAATGCATACACATAGGCACACATATATATTATAACTTCTGAAATTTCTCCATCCTCCACCATTAGTGTGTCTGACATCTTATATATGTAATTTGTTTTATTATGTTTATAGGTATTTTACAAACTATAATTGAGTGACCAGTGAATCGCTTATCCTTAAatacaaatctataaattttataCCAAGTCTACTTGCGATTTTTTTGAACCCTGCCTTTTTATACGCCATTCGTTTTAGGTGTACCCTTTGGTTTCTTTTTTGAAGATGAtttctttaacttaactttaccGCAAATATCGAACACCTCTGAGTCGTCCTCAGCATCTTCGCGACCATATTTTTCCATGAACGAATCAAAGTTAGACGCTCGCGACTTATTACGTTCCATAATTTGCCTTTCTAGATTATtattgttttgcatttttttcttaaTCTCTTCTGCTTCTTCAGATTCACGTGCATATTTCTTGTGCCTGCGACGGCGTTTATGAGTTGGCTCATcggtaaatattttaaattctgGCACTTCCCCGGCATCAATCATTTCGCGAATGATTTTTTGCATGCGCGGCTCATTTTCCACATTAAGGAATGGCACTTCATTCATCATATGATTTATGCAACCTTTGCCATTTAAATATGCTTTTTTCATATCATTTCGTTCCAATTCGGAGTCTATGTATGATTTTTGATAATTCGAAATGTCCTCTACAGTGAGCGGCTTAAATATTTGACGCCATAATTCCAACCACGAGTTCAGTTTACCCTCCATATCATCTTCGTCGTCTATGACGCCTTGTTCGTCATATAAATCACGTTTTTGTTTATCCGAAAGTACTTGATATACCTTTGATAGAACTTTGAATTTTTCTGTTGCAGTGGATTTCTCCTCATCCTTAACACGATCGGGATGCACTTGAAGCGATAATTTGTAGTAGGCCTTTTTTATATCTTTGGGTAATGCAGATTTTTCCAGTTCGAGCAGCTTATATATATCCCGTTCGCCAAAATATTCGTCACATAAATCTAATAATCCCATGGTGATGgtttactttttgttgtttttttttttgagaaaaaataaaaTCTAGCGACAGTCTATTCCGCAAACAAAATATTTGCAAGTAAATCGTGCACAGAAGGATATGACAACAAATTGGATTGAATGCGCGCGGAATGCGaattagtgttgggaactatcgaatgaaaactatcgagttattcgatagttcaataattttcattcattcgatagtcatttgaaattcgttcattactattttttcgaattactagttttaggtatgaatgattcgttcactactattttttcgagttactagttataggtatgaatgattcgttcattactattttttcgaattactagttttaggtatgaaagATTCGTtctctactattttttcgagttactcgttttaggtatgaatgattcgttcattactattttttcgaattactagttttaggcatgaatgattcgttcactactattttttcgaattactagttttatgtatgaatgattcgttcattactattttatcgaactactagtttttggtatgaatgattcgctcattactatttcttcgaatcattcgttctatttaaatttttgctgtgcatatatcagtgttaaaaagatattaaaataaatttagcatacgtcaacctaatcgacaaacgttttaagcgtggtaattgttaaatatttttaactgaggaagtgattttaacaatttaatttgtgtagatatttataatgcggcctggattgaagagatcttctgtttgggagttttttaccaaaaatggcaatgaagttaaatgccatatatgcaaaaaaatttttaaattttctggcaacacatcaaatttaaatgaccatctacgccgtaagcatcagtcttcctcagaacataggaatctaacttcaggagaaatagcgccagtaatttcagaagaggaacgtagttccacttctctttcgtcaactactgcagggagtgcagcgcgcagttcgttaacagtacctaccgaagacatttccaatagtggatgtttgagaaggactgttcaaacaaaattatttgttaccagcacacgttctgagctctcagagccagaaaaaaataatattgatgaatctcttttaaagatgatta contains:
- the LOC137236552 gene encoding J domain-containing protein CG6693-like → MGLLDLCDEYFGERDIYKLLELEKSALPKDIKKAYYKLSLQVHPDRVKDEEKSTATEKFKVLSKVYQVLSDKQKRDLYDEQGVIDDEDDMEGKLNSWLELWRQIFKPLTVEDISNYQKSYIDSELERNDMKKAYLNGKGCINHMMNEVPFLNVENEPRMQKIIREMIDAGEVPEFKIFTDEPTHKRRRRHKKYARESEEAEEIKKKMQNNNNLERQIMERNKSRASNFDSFMEKYGREDAEDDSEVFDICGKVKLKKSSSKKKPKGTPKTNGV